In Streptomyces sp. NBC_01231, the sequence GAACATGTGGGACCGCAACAACGGCACCGACGTGGGCCTGTACTCCGGCACCGTCGCCGACCAGCGGACCTCCTACCTGCGCCCGCAGGAGAACGGCAACAAGACCGACGTCCGCTGGGCCGCCCTGACCGGCCGGGACGGCGTCGGACTGCTGGTCAGCGGGGAGCCGCTGATCGAGGTCAGCGCCTCGCACCTGACCCCGGAGGACCTGTCGGTGGGGGCCCGCCACGACTACCAGCTCACACCTCGCGACGAGGTCGTACTCCGCCTGAATTACCGTCAGATGGGCGTCGGCGGCGACAACAGCTGGGGGGCGCACACTCACGACGAGTACAAGCTCTTCGCCAACCGTGACTACGCCTACACCTACCGGCTGCACCCGACACGGGACGTCGACGGGGCGACGGCGGCCTCGCGGCGGCCGACGGCGACGGAGTAAGCGCGCGGCGGTCCGGGACACCGACGAGACGGTGTCCCGGACCGTCGTACGTCGTCCCGGGCCCGGCGGCTGCCTCGTGCGGAACACCGCTCGAACCGGCCGGGTCCAGGACAGCCGAGGACGATGTCGGATTCTCGCCAGCGTGTCTCCTTCGTATGTCCGATGCTGGAGGCATGCAGAGGGGAATGCACACCGACACCGAGCGCTGCGTGCGCGCCGTGCAGTCGAAGGACGCACGGTTCGACGGCTGGTTCTTCACCGCCGTCCTGACCACCCGCATCTACTGCCGGCCCAGCTGTCCGGTCGTGCCGCCCAAGCCCGAAAACATGACCTTCCACCCGAGCGCGGCGGCCTGCCAGCAGGCCGGCTTCCGAGCCTGCAAGCGCTGCCGCCCCGACACCAGCCCGGGCTCCCCGGAGTGGAACCAGCGCGCCGACCTGGTGGCCCGGGCGATGCGGCTCGTCGCCGACGGGGTCGTGGACCGCGAGGGCGTGCCCGGACTCGCCGCCCGGCTCGGCTACAGCAGCAGGCAGGTCGAACGTCAGCTGCTCGCCGAACTGGGCGCCGGCCCGCTCGCCCTCGCCCGCGCCCAGCGCGCCCAGACCGCGCGCCTGCTCATCGAGACGACCCCGCTGCCGATGGCTCAGATCGCCTTCGCCGCCGGGTTCTCCTCCATCCGCACCTACAACGACACCGTGCGTGAGGTCTTCGCCCTCTCCCCGACCGAACTGCGCGCCCGGGTACCGAGGAAGAACGCCCTGGCCGGCCCGGGCGCACTCGCCCTCCGGCTCCCCTTCCGCGCCCCCCTGAACCCCGACAACCTCTTCGGTCACCTCGCGGCGACCGCGGTCCCTGGCGTGGAGGAGTGGCGGGACGGCGCCTACCGGCGCACGCTGCGACTGCCGTACGGCCACGGCATCGTGGCGCTCACCCCACGGCCGGACCACATCGCCTGCCGCCTCACGCTCAGCGACCTGCGGGACCTGACCGTCGCCATCAGCCGCTGCCGCCGGATGCTCGACCTGGACGCCGACCCGGTCGCGGTCGACGACCAGCTGCGCACGGACCCGGTCCTCGCGCCGCTCGTCGACAAGGCCCCCGGGCGGCGGGTCCCGCGCACGGTGGACGAGGCGGAGTTCGCCGTTCGTGCGGTGCTCGGCCAGCAGGTCTCGACGGCGGCGGCCCGCACCCACGCGGCCCGCCTGGTCACGGCGTACGGCGATCCGGTGGACGATCCCGAGGGGGGCCTCACCCACCTCTTCCCGTCCCCCGCGGCGCTCGCCGCCGTCGACCCCGAGTCACTCGCGATGCCGCGCACCCGCCGTACCACGTTCACCACCCTGGTGGGCCAACTCTCCGACGGCACCCTCAACCTGGGAGTGGAGAGCGACTGGACCCAGACCCGTGCCCAACTCCTCGCGCTCCCCGGCTTCGGCCCCTGGACGGCCGACGTCATCGCGATGCGTGCCCTCGGCGACCCGGACGCCTTCCTCCCGACCGACCTCGGAATCCGGCGCGCCGCACAGGAGTTGGGCCTGCCCTCGACCCCGGCGGCACTCACGGCCCGCGCGGCGGCCTGGCGGCCCTGGCGGGCGTACGCGGTCCAGTACCTGTGGGCGACCGACAGCCACCCGATCAACTTCCTTCCCGGACAAGGACGTTCGTGATGAGTTCGACGAAGCAGCACACGGTGATCGACAGCCCCTACGGCCCTTTGACACTCGTCGCCGACGACGGCGTCCTGTGCGGCCTCTACATGACCGACCAGCGCCACCGCCCCGCGGAGGAGACCTTCGGCACCCGCGCCCAGACCCCCTTCGCGGCGGCCGAGGAACAACTGGAGGCCTATTTCGCGGGCGAGTTGAAGGAGTTCACCCTCGAACTCGGCCTGCACGGCACCCCGTTCCAACGCAGCGTCTGGAACCACCTCAGGAAGATCCCGTACGGCGAGACCCGCACGTACGGCGAACTGGCCGACGCCCTCGGCAACCCCACGGCCTCCCGCGCGGTGGGGCTCGCCAACGGCAGGAACCCCGTCGGCATCATCGTGCCCTGCCACCGCGTCGTCGGCGCGAACGGCGGTCTCACCGGATACGGCGGCGGTCTGGACCGCAAGCAGCGACTGCTGGACTTCGAGAGCGGGGCGGCGCTGTTCTAGACCGGGTGGGGAGGGCGGGCCCCGGCCGTGGGCAGGGGCCCGCCCGTCGTACGGCTGTCCCGGTCAGCTCACCCGGTGTCCGTTCTCCAGCTCCGCCGTCCCCGAGCCCTCCGTCAGGACGTCCAGCGCGGTCACGACACGGCGGCCCAGGGAGCCCGGCAGGTACTCGGCGAGCTCCTCGCGCGGGACGAGCCGCCAGGACAGCAGTTCCTCCTCCTGGAGCCGGATCGCCTTGAACTCGTCCTCGTCGAGCACTCCGCCGTCGTACAGGTACGCCACCAGCGGTGGCCGGCCCGCCCCGTGCACCCAGTCCACCGCGAGCAGCCGCCCGAGCTCGCGGTCCAGGCCGATCTCCTCCACGGTCTCCCGGCGCGCCCCCTGGCGCGGGGTCTCGCCGTCGTCGGACTCGATCGTGCCGCCCGGCAGCGCCCACCCCTCACGGTAGTTGGGCTCGACGAGCAGCACCCGCCCCTCCGCGTCGCGGAAGAGGGCGGCGGCCCCGGCGAGCACCCGGGGGAGTCCCGCGATGTAGGCGGCGAAGTCTTGAGTGGTGGTCATTGAGGAAGGGTATCCAGCTTCCCCGGCCGCTCCGGTCAGCCGCGGCCCCGTCCTCGGCGCCCGTCACGGCTCCGTCTCCGCCAACTGCACCGTCCGCCGCGCCAGTTCACTGATCCGTACCCCGTCGAAGCCGAACACCGCGCTGCGTACCGTGTCCTCCAGCGGATCCTTCCACTGCTCCGGGATGGCCCGAGCCCCGGCCAGCACCCCGGCCACCGAGCCCGCGGTCGCGCCGTTGGAGTCGGTGTCCAGGCCGCCGCGCACGGTGAGCGTGATGGTGCGGGTGAAGTCGCCGTCGCCGTACAGGAGTCCTGCGGTCAGTACGGCGGCGTTCGGGACGGTGTGGATCCAGCCGAGCCCGGCGGTCTCCTCGGCGACCGTGCTGAGCGTGTCCTCCCAGGTCATCCGGGTGGCGTGGAGCGAGAGGACACGGCGCACGGTACGGGCCAGGCGGCTGCTCGCCGGGACCACGGCGAGTGCCTGGTCGACGGCGTGGCGCACCGTGCCGGACGTGAACGCCGCCGCGATCAGCGCCGCCGCCCACATGGCGCCGTACACACCGTTGCCGGTGTGGGACAGCACCGCGTCCCGGCGGGCGAGCGAGGCGGCGCGGCGCGGCGCGCCCGGGCAGGTCCAGCCGTAGATGTCGGCCCGGATGAGGGCCCCGATCCACTCCTGGTACGGATTGTCGTACGTCGCGGTCAGCGGCGGTTTCAGCCCGTTGGCGAGGTTGCGGTACGCCGCCCTTTCGGCGGTGAAGGTCTGCCGGTACGGCAGCCGCAGCAGCCACAGGTCGCCGACCTGCTCGGTGCTGAAGCCGAAGCCGTGGGTCTCCAGCAGGTCCAGGCCGAGGATGGCGTAGTCGATGTCGTCGTCACGGCAGCTGCCGTGGATACGGCCGCGGACGCACTCGCGCCACTCCGGACGCAGCTCGAAGCCGTCGCTCTCGCCGACGGGCTCGGGCAGGTAGTCGGTGAGCGGCAGGGCCGCGGCCTGTCGCAGATAGCGGTCGATCCGGTCCCGCGTCCACAGGTCGCCCTGCTCGACCGGCTTGCCGAGCATGTTGCCCGCGATCCGGCCGAGCCAGCCCCCGAGGACGCGGTCGGGGAGCTGCGGCTCATTGCCCACAGGGGTCATACCTACCGTCTACCCGATTCCGGGGCGCCCGCGCGCGGTTCCGGTACCGCACACTGCGTGCCACCCGGCCGGCACAGCGCGCCCCCAGGCCTGTTTCAGGGGCCGGTCGGTGCATGACGGCGGGGTCGTCCTGCGGTTAAGGTCGCAGCGGCGCGACTGGCCTTGACGTGCGTGGGGCCTGAAGAGCAAGGGGAAGACAAGGTGGCGGACGCTGCAGGGAACAAGGCCCGGGCGACAGCGCGGGTACTCATCGCCGCGGACAAGTTCAAGGGCTCGCTGACGGCCGTACAGGTCGCCGAGCGGATCACGGCCGGACTGCGCGGGGTCCTGCCGGACCTCGCGGTGGAGGCGCTGCCCGTCGCCGACGGCGGCGACGGAACGGTGGACGCGGCGGTCGCCGCCGGGTTCGATCGACGCGAGGTCCGGGTCGCGGGGCCGCTGGGCCAGGAGGTGACGGCCGCCTTCGCGCTGCG encodes:
- a CDS encoding ADP-ribosylglycohydrolase family protein, which produces MTPVGNEPQLPDRVLGGWLGRIAGNMLGKPVEQGDLWTRDRIDRYLRQAAALPLTDYLPEPVGESDGFELRPEWRECVRGRIHGSCRDDDIDYAILGLDLLETHGFGFSTEQVGDLWLLRLPYRQTFTAERAAYRNLANGLKPPLTATYDNPYQEWIGALIRADIYGWTCPGAPRRAASLARRDAVLSHTGNGVYGAMWAAALIAAAFTSGTVRHAVDQALAVVPASSRLARTVRRVLSLHATRMTWEDTLSTVAEETAGLGWIHTVPNAAVLTAGLLYGDGDFTRTITLTVRGGLDTDSNGATAGSVAGVLAGARAIPEQWKDPLEDTVRSAVFGFDGVRISELARRTVQLAETEP
- a CDS encoding NUDIX hydrolase, which translates into the protein MTTTQDFAAYIAGLPRVLAGAAALFRDAEGRVLLVEPNYREGWALPGGTIESDDGETPRQGARRETVEEIGLDRELGRLLAVDWVHGAGRPPLVAYLYDGGVLDEDEFKAIRLQEEELLSWRLVPREELAEYLPGSLGRRVVTALDVLTEGSGTAELENGHRVS
- a CDS encoding methylated-DNA--[protein]-cysteine S-methyltransferase; translation: MSSTKQHTVIDSPYGPLTLVADDGVLCGLYMTDQRHRPAEETFGTRAQTPFAAAEEQLEAYFAGELKEFTLELGLHGTPFQRSVWNHLRKIPYGETRTYGELADALGNPTASRAVGLANGRNPVGIIVPCHRVVGANGGLTGYGGGLDRKQRLLDFESGAALF
- a CDS encoding helix-turn-helix domain-containing protein, whose protein sequence is MHTDTERCVRAVQSKDARFDGWFFTAVLTTRIYCRPSCPVVPPKPENMTFHPSAAACQQAGFRACKRCRPDTSPGSPEWNQRADLVARAMRLVADGVVDREGVPGLAARLGYSSRQVERQLLAELGAGPLALARAQRAQTARLLIETTPLPMAQIAFAAGFSSIRTYNDTVREVFALSPTELRARVPRKNALAGPGALALRLPFRAPLNPDNLFGHLAATAVPGVEEWRDGAYRRTLRLPYGHGIVALTPRPDHIACRLTLSDLRDLTVAISRCRRMLDLDADPVAVDDQLRTDPVLAPLVDKAPGRRVPRTVDEAEFAVRAVLGQQVSTAAARTHAARLVTAYGDPVDDPEGGLTHLFPSPAALAAVDPESLAMPRTRRTTFTTLVGQLSDGTLNLGVESDWTQTRAQLLALPGFGPWTADVIAMRALGDPDAFLPTDLGIRRAAQELGLPSTPAALTARAAAWRPWRAYAVQYLWATDSHPINFLPGQGRS